The following coding sequences lie in one Globicephala melas chromosome 15, mGloMel1.2, whole genome shotgun sequence genomic window:
- the ZG16B gene encoding LOW QUALITY PROTEIN: pancreatic adenocarcinoma up-regulated factor (The sequence of the model RefSeq protein was modified relative to this genomic sequence to represent the inferred CDS: inserted 1 base in 1 codon; deleted 1 base in 1 codon; substituted 1 base at 1 genomic stop codon): MLLWLTLTLLWSPTCWAGQMYGPGGGWHFSTFKDYENEITGIRVFVGAIGIFKSIQVRFGSXWSEKYGVSGAKPQECLLLPGXHIIGIYGSYKLFLQHLVIYTDFECWRGSTSTLGEEGGRTFFDSPGNSKEVLTGIFEHYRLLGISSIGFEWDYPLRVTRAACIRHLRCGTSRRRQATIGYRAGLRFSARPPASRLTLPSANGQHLLHCLSGIGFKWGFGPEKPFAQSARRGDQRADDPRGEAGPSEAQCGPEPVSGPTTPCFLAARWSGPEAR; this comes from the exons ATGCTGCTatggctgaccctcacccttctgtgGAGCCCCACCTGCTGGGCAGGGC AGATGTACGGGCCCGGAGGAGGATGGCATTTCAGTACCTTTAAAGACTATGAAAATGAAATCACTGGGATTCGAGTGTTTGTAGGTGCTATCGGCATATTTAAGAG tATCCAGGTGAGGTTTGGAT CCTGGAGTGAAAAATATGGAGTCTCAGGTGCGAAGCCCCAGGAATGCCTCCTGCTGCCAGGTTAACACATTATAGGAATCTACGGCTCCTACAAGCTTTTCCTCCAGCACCTGGTCATATACACCGACTTTGAGTGCTGGAGAGGAAGCACT TCCACACTTGGAGAGGAAGGTGGCAGGACCTTTTTTGACTCCCCAGGTAACAGTAAGGAAGTGCTCACTGGAATCTTTGAGCATTACAGGCTCCTGGGCATTTCCAGTATCGGCTTTGAGTGGGATTATCCTCTA AGGGTCACCCGGGCGGCCTGCATCCGGCATCTGCGCTGCGGCACCAGCAGGAGGCGCCAGGCCACCATCGGGTACCGCGCGGGGCTGCGGTTCAGCGCCCGCCCTCCCGCCTCCCGGCTGACACTCCCGTCCGCCAACGGCCAGCACCTGCTCCACTGCCTTTCGGGAATCGGCTTCAAGTGGGGATTTGGCCCCGAGAAGCCGTTCGCCCAGTCGGCCCGCCGCGGTGACCAGAGAGCTGATGACCCGCGCGGGGAAGCAGGACCCAGCGAGGCCCAGTGCGGTCCTGAGCCGGTCTCGGGTCCCACCACGCCCTGCTTCCTCGCGGCCAGGTGGTCAGGACCAGAGGCCAGGTGA
- the PRSS22 gene encoding brain-specific serine protease 4, with the protein MVVPETLPALGRYYLSIVTSLLLLAAPATLAAAKTAGPPSCGKPQRLNRIVGGEDSTDAEWPWLVSIQKNGTHHCAGSLLTNRWVVTAAHCFKGHPNKPALFSVLLGAWQLGNPGPRSQEVGIAWVKLHPAYSWKKGARADIALVHLEHAIQFSERILPICLPDSSVHLLPDTNCWVAGWGSIHDGVPLPDPRTLQKLKVPIIDSAVCSRLYWRGAGQGAITEDMLCAGYLEGERDACLGDSGGPLMCQVERTWLLAGVISWGEGCAERNRPGVYISLAAHRSWVQKIVQGVQLRGHSQGSGPTGRRGRALGARRARRAARGRGV; encoded by the exons ATGGTGGTTCCCGAGACTCTCCCTGCCCTGGGGAGGTACTACCTCAGCATTGTAACCTCCCTGCTGCTTCTGGCTGCTCCAG CCACCCTAGCTGCTGCCAAGACAGCTG GTCCCCCATCCTGTGGAAAGCCCCAACGCCTGAACCGAATCGTGGGTGGTGAGGACAGCACCGATGCTGAGTGGCCCTGGCTTGTGAGCATCCAGAAGAATGGCACCCACCACTGTGCAGGCTCCCTGCTCACCAACCGCTGGGTGGTCACGGCCGCCCACTGCTTCAAGGG CCATCCGAACAAACCAGCCCTGTTCTCTGTGCTGCTGGGGGCCTGGCAGCTGGGGAACCCCGGCCCGAGGTCCCAGGAGGTGGGTATTGCCTGGGTGAAGCTCCACCCTGCGTACTCCTGGAAGAAAGGCGCCCGTGCTGACATCGCCTTGGTGCACCTGGAGCACGCCATCCAGTTCTCTGAACGCATCCTGCCCATCTGCCTGCCTGATTCCTCCGTCCATCTCCTTCCGGAcaccaactgctgggttgctggCTGGGGGAGCATCCACGATGGAG tgCCCCTGCCCGACCCTCGGACCCTCCAGAAGCTAAAGGTTCCCATCATCGACTCAGCAGTCTGCAGCCGCCTGTACTGGCGGGGAGCCGGGCAGGGCGCCATTACGGAGGACATGCTATGCGCCGGCTACCTGGAGGGGGAGCGGGACGCCTGTCTG GGCGACTCCGGAGGCCCCCTGATGTGCCAGGTCGAGCGCACCTGGCTGCTGGCGGGCGTCATCAGCTGGGGCGAGGGCTGTGCGGAGCGCAACCGGCCTGGCGTCTACATCAGCCTAGCCGCCCACCGCTCCTGGGTACAGAAGATCGTGCAAGGGGTGCAGCTCCGCGGGCACTCGCAGGGTAGCGGGCCCACAGGACGCCGGGGACGGGCTCTGGGGGCGCGGCGAGCTCGCAGGGCCGCCCGGGGCCGCGGGGTTTAG